A stretch of Pseudomonas sp. 7SR1 DNA encodes these proteins:
- a CDS encoding TetR/AcrR family transcriptional regulator, protein MPMPERCSRFAEYRDKVLELFACKGFGQVGMRELATCLGLAPGSLYHHYPSKQHLLLDLIEEFYEELLATLQRVERTAPAKRDRLDLVIRAHLNLHLEMPWHFRLAERDSGCLNEAQQERVRQLREQYESKLLLLLGVRLQLDEQGQMAAAHAIAALLNSAPSWLGQYALDEQARGLMMTNMVGGAIERLLSPVSRPSTRKQSARQSGQACEG, encoded by the coding sequence ATGCCTATGCCTGAGCGCTGCTCACGCTTCGCCGAATACCGGGACAAGGTACTGGAGCTCTTTGCCTGCAAGGGTTTCGGTCAAGTCGGCATGCGTGAGCTCGCAACCTGCCTGGGGCTCGCCCCAGGCTCGCTGTATCACCATTACCCCAGCAAGCAGCATTTGCTGCTCGACCTGATCGAAGAGTTCTACGAAGAGTTGCTCGCCACCCTGCAACGCGTCGAACGAACCGCCCCGGCGAAACGCGACAGGCTCGACCTTGTGATCCGCGCGCACCTGAACCTGCATCTGGAGATGCCTTGGCATTTCCGTCTGGCGGAACGTGACAGCGGTTGCCTGAACGAGGCGCAACAGGAACGGGTCCGGCAGTTGCGCGAACAGTATGAGAGCAAGCTCTTGCTGCTGCTCGGCGTGCGCCTGCAACTCGACGAACAAGGCCAGATGGCTGCCGCTCATGCCATTGCCGCCTTGCTCAACAGCGCGCCCAGTTGGCTTGGTCAATATGCGCTGGATGAACAAGCACGCGGCCTGATGATGACAAATATGGTGGGCGGTGCCATCGAGCGCTTGCTGTCGCCAGTTTCTCGCCCCAGCACGAGAAAACAATCCGCTCGTCAATCAGGTCAGGCTTGCGAAGGGTGA
- a CDS encoding 3-hydroxybutyryl-CoA dehydrogenase translates to MNPRNIGVIGAGTMGNGIAQVCALAGFDVTLIDISETALQKAIATIDKNLDRQVAKDTLTPERKCAALDRIRTRCDYDSLQDAQLVIEAATENLDLKLRVLQQIAAQVGADCVIASNTSSLSITQLAASVSRPERFIGLHFFNPVPVMGLIEEIRRLQTSDATHALALDMATALGKTAITAGNRPGFVVNRILVPMINEAILVFQEGLASAEDIDAGMRLGCNQPIGPLALADLIGLDTVLAILEAFYEGFNDSKYRPAPLLKEMVAAGYLGRKTGRGFHAYA, encoded by the coding sequence ATGAATCCACGAAATATCGGCGTCATTGGCGCCGGCACCATGGGCAACGGTATTGCCCAGGTCTGCGCCTTGGCCGGCTTCGACGTAACGCTGATCGACATCAGCGAGACGGCCCTGCAGAAAGCCATCGCGACGATTGATAAAAATCTCGACCGCCAGGTCGCCAAGGACACGCTGACCCCCGAGCGAAAATGCGCAGCCTTGGACAGGATCCGCACCCGCTGCGATTACGACAGCCTCCAGGATGCGCAACTGGTGATCGAGGCCGCCACCGAAAACCTCGACTTGAAGCTGCGCGTCCTGCAACAGATCGCGGCCCAGGTCGGCGCCGATTGCGTGATCGCCTCGAACACCTCGTCACTGTCCATAACCCAGCTCGCCGCCAGCGTCAGCCGACCTGAGCGCTTCATCGGCCTGCATTTCTTCAATCCGGTGCCGGTGATGGGCCTGATCGAAGAGATTCGTCGCCTGCAGACCAGCGACGCCACCCACGCCCTGGCGCTGGACATGGCCACCGCGCTCGGCAAGACCGCCATCACCGCCGGCAACCGTCCGGGATTCGTGGTCAACCGGATCCTGGTGCCGATGATCAATGAAGCGATCCTGGTGTTCCAGGAAGGCCTGGCCAGTGCCGAGGATATCGACGCGGGCATGCGCCTGGGCTGCAACCAGCCGATCGGCCCTCTGGCCCTGGCGGACCTGATCGGTCTGGACACGGTGCTGGCAATCCTCGAAGCCTTCTACGAGGGTTTCAATGACAGCAAGTACCGCCCTGCCCCGTTGCTCAAGGAAATGGTCGCCGCCGGTTACCTGGGACGCAAGACGGGGCGTGGCTTCCATGCCTATGCCTGA
- a CDS encoding acetyl-CoA C-acyltransferase family protein has translation MNPSDIFVMSAVRSAIGSFGGSLKDVPPVQLATDICRAAIERSGLAPEHIGHAVMGHVIPTEARDAYISRAVAMNAGLPKETPAFNVNRLCGSGLQAIVSAAQSLMLGDAGAALAGGVESMSRGAYLLPQARWGARMGDMQAIDYMLGVLQDPFGGFHMGITAENIAEHYGISRQAQDELAVLSQQRAARAIAEGRFDGQIVPIEISTRKGTVSFATDEHVRGEVDVEQLSRMKPAFKKDGSVTAGNASGLNDGAGALILATGQVVQAQGLKPMARLVGYAHAGVEPSMMGLGPIPATRLVLKRAGLTVADLDVIESNEAFAAQACAVAQELGFDPQKVNPNGSGISLGHPVGATGAIIATKAIHELHRCQGRYALATMCIGGGQGIAVLFERV, from the coding sequence GATATTTTTGTGATGAGCGCCGTCCGTTCTGCCATCGGCAGCTTCGGCGGTTCGCTCAAGGATGTGCCGCCTGTCCAGCTGGCAACCGACATTTGCCGCGCCGCTATCGAGCGGTCGGGCCTGGCGCCCGAACACATCGGCCATGCGGTGATGGGCCATGTGATCCCCACCGAAGCGCGTGATGCCTATATTTCACGGGCCGTGGCGATGAATGCGGGCCTGCCGAAAGAGACGCCTGCCTTCAACGTCAACCGCCTTTGCGGTTCGGGTCTGCAGGCAATCGTCAGCGCCGCGCAAAGCCTGATGCTGGGAGATGCCGGCGCGGCGCTGGCCGGTGGCGTCGAGTCCATGAGCCGAGGCGCGTACCTGCTGCCGCAGGCCCGCTGGGGCGCACGAATGGGCGACATGCAGGCCATCGACTACATGCTTGGGGTCCTGCAGGACCCGTTTGGCGGGTTCCACATGGGCATCACCGCTGAAAACATCGCCGAGCACTACGGCATCAGTCGTCAGGCCCAGGATGAATTGGCGGTCCTCAGCCAGCAGCGGGCCGCCCGGGCGATTGCCGAAGGGCGTTTCGATGGGCAGATCGTGCCGATCGAAATCAGCACCCGCAAAGGAACGGTTTCCTTTGCCACGGATGAGCATGTCCGAGGTGAGGTGGATGTCGAGCAATTGAGCCGCATGAAACCCGCCTTCAAGAAGGACGGCAGCGTTACCGCCGGCAATGCGTCCGGCCTCAACGACGGGGCCGGTGCATTGATCCTGGCCACGGGCCAGGTCGTCCAGGCTCAAGGCCTCAAGCCCATGGCCCGATTGGTGGGTTACGCCCATGCCGGCGTCGAGCCTTCGATGATGGGCCTGGGACCGATTCCCGCCACCCGCCTGGTGCTCAAGCGCGCCGGCCTGACCGTCGCCGACCTGGACGTCATTGAGTCCAACGAAGCCTTCGCTGCCCAGGCCTGTGCCGTCGCGCAAGAGCTGGGGTTCGACCCGCAGAAGGTCAACCCGAACGGATCGGGCATTTCCCTGGGGCATCCGGTAGGCGCGACCGGCGCCATCATCGCCACCAAGGCCATCCATGAATTGCATCGCTGCCAGGGCCGCTATGCCCTGGCAACCATGTGCATTGGCGGCGGCCAAGGCATCGCCGTGTTGTTCGAACGGGTGTGA